The proteins below come from a single Candidozyma auris chromosome 3, complete sequence genomic window:
- the RAD52 gene encoding recombinase RAD52 yields the protein MDSRFHNGPRQDTGPRQDDYSSNKAQESSSRISPSSYTQYQSNSSKPFNAIPYTKEEEESIQGRLNKVLGPEYVSFRPGTGGQNVSYIEGWKALNLANDIFGFNGWSSELISVSVDFLDVHKNGRVSLGLSVVARITLKDGTFHEDFGYGFIENAKNKAMAFEKCKKEAFTDGLKRCLRCFGNVLGNCLYDKTIIAKMQKVKAPPRELEHSDFHRDPLVLKRETSLRAKHQSLHSISSNVQKPSHQAPRQAVSTRDPQNANEAGNLPMSTTESVSNRSGIERNPALNSADFRDLDDSFQFSDELGEEELNDRLDNYELELLKNKERENQHESDQSLKSDEADEAPGQTPSQVFFTSSKKALDVQKSQDASNIPVYNHRFISSSVRRSVDPSKSVKVRKADASPQTLPSTISGNTVSPSPNIATVKRPLPSGQRQPLKKAHRAVDEAEKENEECK from the coding sequence ATGGACAGCAGATTCCATAACGGCCCCCGGCAGGACACTGGGCCCCGTCAGGACGACTATTCAAGTAACAAAGCGCAAGAACTGAGTTCTAGAATTTCTCCTTCCTCATACACGCAGTATCAGAGCAATTCAAGTAAACCCTTCAATGCGATTCCATACACcaaagaggaggaggagtcCATCCAAGGTCGCCTAAACAAGGTTTTAGGGCCTGAATATGTTAGTTTTCGCCCAGGAACTGGCGGCCAAAACGTGTCATATATTGAAGGATGGAAGGCTTTAAATCTTGCTAATGACATATTCGGGTTTAATGGGTGGTCATCAGAGCTTATCAGTGTTCTGGTGGATTTCTTGGATGTACACAAAAATGGACGTGTGTCGTTGGGCCTTTCAGTTGTTGCAAGAATCACTTTGAAGGATGGGACGTTTCATGAAGACTTTGGCTACGGTTTTATTGAAAACGCCAAAAATAAGGCGATggcttttgaaaaatgcaaaaagGAAGCTTTCACAGATGGTTTAAAGCGGTGTCTACGGTGTTTCGGCAATGTATTAGGTAACTGTCTTTATGATAAGACCATCATTGCGaaaatgcaaaaagtgAAGGCACCACCGCGTGAATTGGAGCACTCAGACTTCCACCGCGACCCCTTAGTCCTTAAAAGAGAAACACTGTTAAGAGCCAAACATCAGCTGTTGCATTCGATATCTTCAAATGTTCAGAAGCCTTCGCATCAAGCTCCACGTCAAGCGGTCTCAACGAGAGACCCTCAAAATGCGAACGAAGCAGGCAATCTTCCGATGCTGACGACTGAGTCAGTGTCTAATCGATCTGGCATCGAAAGGAATCCAGCTTTGAATTCAGCTGATTTCAGGGACCTTGATGATCTGTTTCAATTTAGTGACGAATTGggggaagaagagcttAATGATCGTTTAGATAATTACgaacttgagcttctcaaaaacaaagaaaggGAGAATCAACATGAAAGTGATCAGTCTTTGAAGTCCGATGAGGCTGATGAGGCACCTGGGCAAACACCAAGTCAGGTTTTCTTCACCAGCTCTAAGAAAGCATTGGACGTTCAGAAAAGCCAGGATGCAAGCAATATTCCAGTTTATAACCACAGATTCATATCCTCGAGTGTTCGTCGCTCTGTGGATCCCTCGAAGTCTGTCAAAGTTCGGAAAGCTGATGCAAGTCCGCAGACATTGCCTTCTACTATCCTGGGTAATACCGTGTCTCCTTCCCCAAATATTGCTACCGTGAAGCGTCCTCTTCCCTCTGGTCAACGTCAACCTTTGAAAAAGGCGCATAGAGCAGTTGATGAGGctgagaaagaaaatgaagagtgTAAGTAG